The following nucleotide sequence is from Coffea eugenioides isolate CCC68of chromosome 10, Ceug_1.0, whole genome shotgun sequence.
TCAATATCAATATTCTATAATACCAATTCTCCAAACTGCACAATGAATCAGTTGAGAAGAAAAGAACAACACAAAAAGAATTCTAATCAATCAGAGTAAGGAAAGAGTAAAGGCACAGTACCAAAGCATTACACCAGCAGCAGCAGAAAGTCTTGTAAACTCCCAAAGACCAGAAAAGGCCTGCATAGAGAAACCAGTCCATGTTTGAGGACACCCACCCCAAACAGTATATCCCAACATACCCAAAACCAAAACCCACCAAGATATATCCAAGGCAACAGCAGCTCCAATTACACCCATGTCAAATTGATACACAAAAACCCAACTAATAATCACGTGAATCACAAGAGCTGCCAGAGATGCCCACACCAGGACCCCAGTCTTCAGCTGGCTCTGCAAGAATCTCTGTAACGGGCACTGAAGTGCAAAGCTGAAATGCATCGGAACAAACCACAAGGCAAGCTGCCCCGATAGCTCGGCGACTTCGTCCGGCTGGCCTAGCAACTTCAAAACGGGCGTGGCGTACAAGTAGAATGGCAACAACATGAAGCAACAGATGGATAGAACTATCCATGATCTTTGCATGTATGTGCCTAACAAGTGGTACCTTTTAGCCCCAAAGGCCTGTCCACATAAGGTTTCCAATGCGCTCGCCATTCCCAGCTGAAATGGAGTAATCGACAATCATAAACAATAACCAACAAGCATAgattaattttcttaattataCTTGCAAATCAAAATCTTATGTCCAAACCATGAATTCTTGCAAATCAAAATCTTATGGCTGCATAAATATTTATGTTCATGTTGGATTTAGTCTAAAATCtgttagggtggttatctaaatttaaccactggtgaaaaccatcacctattgaacccaagatctatatggcgattattaagaaataaataaacgataaaatagcggaagcgtacctgaatccatattgataaacttgatacttgaatccctagagatttggggtggccttccaggtcaacaggtattcaccgatcctttgagagaggcctttagtttctctctggtatctttcctgacgatgggatatcagggaagaggtattttgtggtattagggaatacgacaactaaaacgatacctgtgacctggggaccataaccctatttataggtaacattcctgttacctttggagccctatttcagcccatcattgaaataggagcccataagtttctacacataaaagggcccacatcctattagatacattaaacccaacctatatttgatcactttaattgggtttaaccttaattgacagtttgcaatacataattattcacatataagtccaatgttggattaaggatccaacaatctcccacttggactatatgtgtaaccttataattatattttgcaattaaccgtatgagctcaactttactgtcattatcacaatgtatctgcaaccaattcggtccatcaattacaccaatataggatcaaagcggcctttgttacaatttcgtaactcgacccatcaatggtcacatatatcaatgcaattgaatgacatgaattatgatgtggatgtgtagcatgaaaatttcatgtaatgtgaccaaaacatgcctatttccaactggtccaccttaaattttatgagatcaaaccataccaaaattagagtgcaaataaatccaaactttatttatgcataaaatatccttaaatccttaataactgaaaaatatcataagagcatttaaaataacaaactcccaCAAAAACTATACATCATTTAACACGACACCCATATgagcagtatgctcatgaaacattttgggtggcaatcccttagtaagcggatccgcaaccatggagtttgtcccgaTGTGCTCTATTGATAACTGTCCATTCTGcactctttctttaacagtcaggaacttgatatctatatgtttagatttggTCGAGCTCCTAttgttattggaatataagactgctgacttattgtcacagaataatttgagtggtctttcaatgccatccactacacgtaatcctgtgacgaaatttcgcagccaaattccctgattggatgcctcataacaagctataaactctgcagccatagtggaagatgctatgagggactgtttagcactcttccaggatatggcacctccagccaacaagtagacatagcctgacgttgacttcatagtatctttgcatccagcataatcggaatcagtatacccaatgatctccaactcatctgacttccgatacgtgagcatgtagtcttttgttttctgtagataccgtaagacccgtttggttgctttccaatgatctaatccaGGATTACTCAAATATCTACCCAACATTCCAGTAATGTATGCAATATCCGGACGCGTACATACTtgagcatacattagactccctactgctgaggcataaggaatcttttgcatctctctttcctcaaaagcattcttgggacactgctcaagactaaatttgtctcctttagccACAGGGGTGTCACCTggtttacaattttgcatgccataCCTTTTAAGGACCTTTTCGATATAGCCCTTTTGTGATAGTCCTAAAATACCCCGAGAGCGATCACGGTGTATCTGTAtgcctaacacaaaagatgcatcaccaagatctttcatctcaaaattcttagttagaaatttcttggtttcatgcaatagaccaatatcgttgctggcaagcaaaatgtcatcaacatacaataccagaaaaatatatttgctcccacagaacttatggtatatacaatcatccactaaattcatctcaaaaccaaatgagatgatcacctgatgaaatttgaaataccattgtcgagacgcttgtttgagcccatagatggattttttaagtttgcaaaccatattctttggatctcctgatacaaagttttctggttgcaccatataaatcgtctcatcaatgttaccattgagaaacgctgtctttacatccatctgatgtaacTCAAGATCAAAATGTGCCACTAATGCCATAATAACTCTAAAGGAGTCCTTTGAAGAGACtggagagaaggtttctttatagtcgataccttctttttgtgtaaatcccTTAGCGACAAGACGAGCTTTGAATCTTTCCACATTGCCTTTCGAAtcccttttgattttaaatatccatttacaaccaatgggtttcgcaccttctggcaatgggacaagatcccaaacatcattgtccttcatggatttaatctcctcattcatggcatcgatccacttttgagaatttgaactttccatggcttgacggaagttgattggatcatcttccatcaatccagagtcatcctcatgttcttggagaaaaacaatgtaatcatctggcactgcacttctcctttctctagtggatcttcttaatggcactggttcttgaagaggaagagtttgttcttctataacagtttgctcttcgacattgtcttgatttgttgTATCATGATCAAATTCAGGAATAGGGTCCTGAGCAAGAGTAATGACACCTgtgggaatattaatatattcctctttaaagacaatgtcccttactgtatgttctcccccaaactcgacatcctcaaagaaccgggcatttcctgtctcaaaaattgatttggctgtgggatcataaaacttgtaacctctggatctttcagaatatccaataaaataacaactaatcgttcttgaatccagtttcttttcatttggcctgtaaggccttgcctcagctggacacccccaaacatgcagatgctttaaactgggctttttccctgtccaaagctcataaggggttttgatagttgctttagttggaactctgttaagaatatatgctgcagtcttaagtgcttctccccagagtgactctggtaaggtggaatgacatatcatactccttaccatgtctttaagcgttctatttcgtctttcagctacaccattcatagtgggtgaacccggcatagtgtactgtggaacgataccgcattcctctaggtatttagcaaatggtcctggacgttgttcacctgaaccgtcatatctaccatagtactcaccaccacggtcagatctgacgcttttaattcttttgttgagttgattctcaacttcggccttaaaatttttgaacacgtccagtgactgtgacttttcagaaatgagatatatgtagccatatcttgaaaaatcgtctatgaacgttataaaatattgttgaccattccaagcagatgtaggaaatggtccacaaatatctgtatgtataagttctaagacgtctaaggacctattggcttcaaatctccttttattggtttgtttcccctttatacagttaatacaatcattaaaatctgtaaaattcaaggggtcgagaatttcatttgacacaagtctttccattctccgtttggagatatgtcctaatctcttgtgccataatgcagctgaattctcattggctaattttcttttaactcctctagtactcaaatgcagagattcattaaatgagacaattgtgtcaattaaatatagattatcgtagtgcattaaagaaccagagccaaccaattttgaatcatgaaacaattcaaattttccatttccaaatgaacagaaataaccaaatttgtccaaagcagaaatagaaattaaattccgtctaaatgacggtacaacaaatgtctcattgagatccaaataaaatccggtctttaacaataatctaaaaactccaattgcctcaacttgaactgttttgccatcgcccacgtagatatatctttcactATCATTGGGCTTTCGGCAATTCAggcaaccctgcatagacacactgatgtgagttgttgcaccggaatctaaccaccatgtgtgtctaggtaccgaagttaaattaacctcagaacaaaccaaattaagaagcatacctttcttagcacgccaagcgtgatagttggtgcaatgcttcttttgatgcccttcagccccacagaagaaacaactattttttccctgatcatttgatttcttttgttgtttcttttgtggcgctgtacctgcagctcctttttccttctttcttttaagtcccttacttttattattagtggttgacaCCAGATGAGCACTTTCTGTCTGCTCTTGCTTCaacctttcctcttcctctacacagtgtgagatgagttcatttagagaccaagtctccttttgacaattgtaactcaccttaaattggctaaattgtgtaggaagagatattaaaatcaaatgcactagtaactcttcggagagtttcaacttaagtgcatttaatttcgaagcaagatgagacatctccatgatatactctctgatattgcctttaccactatatttcattgaaaccaggcgtgtcaagagcgtactaacttcagccttttcgttcttgacaaaccttttttcaatgttctgaaggaactctttagcggttacagtcgtttctgacattgttcccctgaatgcttctggaacggcctttttaatgatcatcagacacaagcgatttgatctctcccacctctcattatttctcttttcatcagaggtactttgatctgtaagaggtgggggagaatcatcccttaacgcaaggtcgagatccattactccaagtactatcaagagattttctttccaggacttgaagtttgtgccattcagcataggaatattattgatgttggaagtaatatttgtaagatcattcgcaactgaacagaaaacataacataattaaaacaagctcacataaatcaaaacaataataaatttaaataatggtagtcccatctcaagataccgatATTCCATTGATATTTcgtctttggacaaaaatattaactagtgagtgatatcttggtgcagtaataaatgctgataataataacatgtcgaaaataaattttcctttgggccaatttataaatcacatgtaaaatccaaataattatcacgcatttattaccacaagtacacatgtaatttcattaaatattgaccttcctttgggccgatcaatattcataaaattactagtgcccaactaattatattttaaaataaattaatttccataatagaggtcactttggtggcatattatttcaattaatttattccaaaatatatataatcataccaatattcaaatttaaaattatccaaataaaacaaaaattttgatcaaagtcaactttggtcAACTTTGGTCAAAACGTGGTCAAACATGgtcaaattaattaaattaaatcatgacttattggaccaaaggtccatatccataatttgacccaaaattaacATCCAAGcccaaaatttttcttgaaatccaTAAGTACTTTATAAAAATTACACATTTAATGGGCCATACATATGGATTTTATAGGGCTTAAATGTCCtatttaactttattagggtttacttaaattgaagaaaaccctaatttccttaaCATACACATATATGGAAATCTATTCTTAAACAAGGAATCAagccaaacaaaacaaaaataacaaccAAAGTCCAAATATAGccacatatatatatttcaacaAATTTGCTCAGAATAAGTCCGAACAATACTTATCCCATTAGCCAAGAATCAGGCATGAATTGTTAATATAATCTTCAAAACTCAAAAGTCAAAGTACGGGACAACAACTGTGAACTAAAAATTGTTAACATGAAATAAAACCTAACTTGTCCATAATGGTGGAGGAAAGGACAAAGGACTTCCCGTGGCCAGAAGACAAATTAGCTTACATCATCACTTGattcatgttttaagtaaaCAATTTCAAACAATCGTATGAAGACTCATCCAACATGCGAGCAGAACCCACggattccctttttttttttttttttataatgaaTCAGAGGCCGAAAAACCAAAAGCATGCGTGGGTTCTCAATCAGCCGTCGGCAATTATAAAAGGGATCCAATTATCAACCATCAGCAACCAAGGCTTGCAAATCACTAAATCAGCCGTACAAATTTACTATAAATAactaaatccaaattatttcctaataatcaaccatatgggctctgataccacttgttagggtggttatctaaatttaaccactggtgaaaaccatcacctattgaacccaagatctatatggcgattattaagaaataaataactgtaaaatagcggaagcgtacctgaatccatattgataaacttgatacttgaatccctagagatttggggtggccttccaggtcaacaggtattcaccgatcctttgagagaggcctttagtttctctctggtatctttcctgacgatgggatatcagggaagagatattttgtggtattagggaatacgacaactaaaacgatacccgtgacctggggaccataaccctatttataggtaacattcctgttacctttggagccctatttcagcccatcattgaaataggagcccataagtttctacacataaaagggcccacatcctattagatacattaaacccaacctatatttgatcactttaattgggtttaaccttaattgacagtttgcaatacataattattcacatataagtccaatgttggattaaggatccaacaaaaTCAACAACATATGAATCAAAGAGGTTGATCATTCAGAGATCCGTTTTCATCTTTCAAGAAAACAATACATATGGTAATAGTAGTACCAAATTTGTGACATTAAAGTGGTCCATGGTCCCGTTCGTGAGTTAGCATCAAAAGGGATAAATAAAATGTGCGTACCAAGAACCCGAAATTGAATCCTACAATGACAGTGTTGGCGATGGAGACTGAAGCTAGTTCAACCTCACCAAGGTGGCCGGCAAAGGCTTGAGTGATTACGTTCATGGAGTAGGAGACGACGCGGGAGAAGATGGATGGCCCAACTATGTGCCATAGCTTCTTTGATTCTGTCCACACCCTGCTGCTAAGGTCTCCTCCTGAACCTTCAGCTGGTATGTACTTCTCCCGGCTATTTGTACTTAACGCCGAATCTTGCACTAATAGTGGCTGAATAATCTCATTGCTCTTGGCACTCTCCATCCTAAACCTGGTATCCTAAAACCATCCACCCTCAATTATTTAGCAGAGTGAAGTTAGGAAATGATGGGTGGTGCTTATCATGAAAGTGGATACTTTATATACAACTTTGTGGCCATCTGGCAATATGAATTTAGTAAGGAGTTGCTATTGGCACTCCTGAGTGGACTGACCTTTTACTCATGTAAAAAGACCGAAATATgaccccctttttttttttttttggaattacAACTTCGTGTAAAGGGATGGATATAAATTCAACAATGAAAAGGAGCACCGGCCGAGATTTTCTGCTACGAATTAGTAGTGATTACCTGCAAATAGCCAGGCGCTCTGTGAAATAAAAGTTGATTCATTGTGTCCACTAGCAAATTAAATTAGATATGAAATATATATTTCATCATGTGCCCAAAATAGGGAAAAAAAGTTTAGTAACAAAATCTAGCGACTAAAGTTTTttattaattcttgattttttggaagggaaaaaatttaattgacaaaaaaattatAAGTGACTACAAGCATGCTAACAAAATTAACTCCTCGTACATCACCTAAGCAAATGGGTGGGATTAGCTACAAGAAGAGGATGAAGGACTTCAAATGATGAAATTTCACTTAATATTTTGCCCCTAGTGGCGACACCccttcaacttttgaaaaactCTAATACAGcctataaaaattttaaatattataatattgtCTCTCTCTTGTCCCCTGAGTTTTG
It contains:
- the LOC113749773 gene encoding protein DETOXIFICATION 27-like: MESAKSNEIIQPLLVQDSALSTNSREKYIPAEGSGGDLSSRVWTESKKLWHIVGPSIFSRVVSYSMNVITQAFAGHLGEVELASVSIANTVIVGFNFGFLLGMASALETLCGQAFGAKRYHLLGTYMQRSWIVLSICCFMLLPFYLYATPVLKLLGQPDEVAELSGQLALWFVPMHFSFALQCPLQRFLQSQLKTGVLVWASLAALVIHVIISWVFVYQFDMGVIGAAVALDISWWVLVLGMLGYTVWGGCPQTWTGFSMQAFSGLWEFTRLSAAAGVMLCLENWYYRILILMTGNLKNATIAVDALSVCMGINGWEMMIPLAFFAATGVRVANELGAGNGKAAKFAAKVAVIQSTVIGIIFCGLILLLHSQIAYIFSSSSQVIAAVNKFSYLLALTILLNSVQPVLSGVAVGSGWQAWVAYVNLTCYYVVGIPAGIVLGWFLDLGVEGIWGGMIVGGTAVQTGILAIITIHRDWEKEAENASRNIQKLSCPIPDLLS